One region of Candidatus Dormiibacterota bacterium genomic DNA includes:
- a CDS encoding aldehyde dehydrogenase family protein yields MTATASADPIDLQLQALHEGAKRWTTLPTSERIRLLVAMRERTAAEAERWATAAAQAKGLTGTPLAGEEWISGPWALLYALNRYIQTLEQIERHGSPALAPSRVRTRADGQVVADVFPESLWDALLLSGVRAEVWMQGGVTGENLAETMGVWYRSPERTPHVCLVLGAGNIASIPPLDVLYKLLADGSVCILKMNPVNAYLGPIFEDIFSPLVDGGFVRFAYGGAEVGRYLCEHALVDEIHITGSDKTHDVIVFGSEETAKRKAENRPVLNKPITSELGNVSPTIVVPGPWTDADFRFQAENIVTQKLHNGGFNCIASQVLILPEDWDGTAKLVAEIEALLARLPDRPAYYPGAAARRDRLSTGHTIVREFGRSDETFTARTMVCASSGDPDDIVFGTEAFSSLLAYTAIEGATDAYLERAVAFANETLWGTLGANLIVHPKTMREHAAACDKAIAALRYGCVAVNAWTGVGFLLTQTTWGAFPGHTIDDVRSGIGVVHNSHLFSRAQKSVVYAPFAPFPRSLAGYGGALLPKPPWFVTNRKADSIGRALCRFEAHPSALGAATVALLAMQG; encoded by the coding sequence ATGACCGCTACCGCCTCCGCCGACCCGATCGATCTCCAGCTCCAGGCGCTCCACGAAGGGGCGAAGCGCTGGACGACGCTCCCAACCTCCGAGCGCATCCGCCTGCTGGTCGCCATGCGCGAACGGACGGCCGCCGAAGCCGAGCGATGGGCCACGGCCGCCGCGCAAGCCAAGGGCCTCACGGGAACGCCGCTCGCCGGCGAAGAGTGGATCAGCGGCCCGTGGGCGCTGCTCTACGCGCTCAATCGGTACATCCAGACCCTCGAGCAGATCGAGCGACACGGTTCGCCGGCGCTCGCGCCGTCGCGCGTACGTACGCGAGCAGACGGGCAAGTTGTGGCCGACGTCTTCCCCGAGAGCCTCTGGGACGCGCTGTTGCTCAGCGGCGTGCGCGCCGAAGTATGGATGCAGGGCGGGGTTACCGGCGAGAATCTTGCCGAAACGATGGGCGTTTGGTATCGCTCGCCGGAGCGGACGCCGCACGTTTGTTTGGTGCTTGGCGCCGGCAACATCGCTTCGATCCCGCCGCTCGACGTGCTCTATAAACTCCTGGCCGACGGATCGGTCTGCATCCTAAAGATGAATCCCGTCAACGCCTACCTCGGACCGATTTTTGAGGACATTTTCTCCCCGCTCGTAGACGGCGGCTTCGTCCGCTTTGCCTACGGCGGCGCGGAAGTCGGCCGCTATCTCTGCGAACACGCGCTCGTCGACGAAATCCACATCACCGGAAGCGACAAGACGCACGACGTTATCGTCTTCGGCAGCGAAGAGACGGCCAAACGCAAGGCCGAAAATCGCCCCGTTCTCAACAAACCGATTACCAGTGAATTAGGAAACGTCAGCCCGACGATCGTGGTCCCCGGGCCGTGGACCGACGCCGATTTTCGCTTCCAGGCCGAGAATATCGTCACCCAAAAACTCCATAACGGCGGATTCAACTGCATCGCGTCGCAGGTCTTGATTCTTCCCGAGGATTGGGACGGAACCGCGAAACTCGTCGCCGAGATCGAAGCGCTCCTCGCGCGTCTTCCGGACCGCCCCGCATACTACCCCGGAGCCGCGGCCAGACGAGATCGCCTCAGCACGGGACACACGATCGTGCGCGAATTCGGCCGCTCGGACGAGACGTTTACCGCGCGCACGATGGTGTGCGCCAGCTCCGGCGATCCGGACGACATCGTTTTCGGTACCGAGGCGTTCTCCAGCCTCCTGGCCTATACGGCCATCGAAGGCGCGACGGATGCATACCTGGAACGCGCGGTAGCCTTCGCCAACGAGACGCTGTGGGGCACGCTGGGCGCCAACCTGATCGTTCATCCAAAGACGATGCGCGAACACGCCGCCGCGTGCGACAAGGCGATCGCGGCCCTGCGGTACGGCTGCGTCGCGGTCAATGCATGGACGGGTGTCGGCTTTCTGCTCACCCAAACCACCTGGGGAGCCTTCCCCGGACATACGATCGACGACGTTCGCAGCGGCATCGGCGTCGTCCACAACAGCCACCTCTTCTCCCGCGCGCAGAAGTCGGTCGTCTACGCGCCGTTCGCGCCCTTCCCGCGAAGCCTCGCCGGTTACGGCGGAGCGCTCCTGCCCAAGCCGCCATGGTTCGTCACGAACCGAAAGGCCGACAGTATCGGGCGCGCGCTCTGCCGGTTCGAGGCCCATCCGAGCGCGCTCGGAGCCGCAACCGTCGCGCTATTAGCCATGCAAGGCTAA
- a CDS encoding GntR family transcriptional regulator — MAVLKTSDLYLDDRSALPVYQQLREQILHAVARGRLHRGDRMPAVRELASQLAINPNTVNRAYAELERDGVLRVARGLGTYVTGGGSRDISVHRTKLAELAERFVAQARALGFDAEQIGRAVAAQLRRARVSRGDTR; from the coding sequence ATGGCGGTATTGAAGACGAGCGATCTCTATCTGGACGATCGTTCCGCGTTGCCGGTCTACCAGCAACTCCGGGAGCAAATTCTTCATGCGGTTGCTCGCGGACGACTGCACCGCGGCGATCGTATGCCGGCGGTTCGCGAACTGGCAAGCCAGCTTGCGATCAATCCTAATACCGTAAACCGGGCTTATGCGGAGCTGGAACGCGATGGCGTCCTGCGCGTCGCGCGCGGCCTGGGGACCTACGTTACGGGCGGCGGATCCCGCGACATCTCCGTTCACCGCACCAAGCTCGCAGAGCTCGCCGAGCGATTCGTCGCGCAGGCGCGCGCGCTTGGATTCGATGCGGAACAGATCGGCCGCGCCGTAGCGGCACAACTGCGCCGAGCGCGCGTTTCACGAGGAGACACACGATGA